In Geminicoccaceae bacterium, a single window of DNA contains:
- a CDS encoding DeoR family transcriptional regulator — protein MNAIDGRREQMVELVRRQGFMTIDALAQQFAVTPQTVRRDINELADLGLVQRFHGGAGLPSSTENIAYSSRKVMNLAAKQRIAAEVASRVSHHASLCINIGTTAEAVAMALLEHKGLSVLTNNLNVAAMMAGNEDFQVVVAGGTVRARDRGIVGEATIDLIRQFRVDIAIIGISAIDLDGTLFDYDYREVRVAQTIIEHARKVFLAADASKIGRHAMARMGHFEQVDAFFTDRQPPAELCDVLERAGTELCVAGETGD, from the coding sequence ATGAATGCGATCGACGGGCGGCGCGAGCAGATGGTCGAGCTCGTTCGCCGGCAGGGGTTCATGACCATTGATGCGTTGGCGCAACAATTTGCCGTGACGCCGCAAACCGTCCGCCGGGATATCAACGAACTGGCCGATCTGGGGCTTGTCCAGCGCTTCCACGGTGGTGCAGGGCTGCCTTCGAGTACGGAAAACATCGCCTACAGCAGCCGCAAGGTGATGAATCTGGCGGCCAAGCAGCGAATTGCTGCTGAGGTTGCCTCCCGGGTATCGCATCACGCTTCGTTATGCATCAATATCGGCACGACGGCAGAAGCTGTCGCAATGGCACTGCTCGAACATAAGGGATTGTCAGTTTTGACTAATAATCTCAATGTGGCGGCGATGATGGCCGGCAACGAGGACTTCCAGGTGGTGGTTGCCGGCGGTACCGTGCGTGCACGCGACCGGGGGATCGTCGGCGAGGCGACGATCGACCTGATCCGTCAGTTCCGTGTCGACATCGCAATCATTGGCATCAGTGCGATAGACCTCGACGGTACCCTGTTCGACTACGATTATCGCGAGGTGAGAGTGGCGCAAACCATCATCGAACACGCGCGCAAGGTCTTTCTGGCAGCAGATGCAAGCAAGATTGGACGCCATGCCATGGCGCGCATGGGACATTTCGAACAGGTCGATGCGTTTTTCACCGACCGCCAGCCGCCAGCCGAACTATGCGATGTCCTGGAACGGGCCGGGACGGAGTTGTGCGTTGCTGGAGAGACCGGAGACTGA
- a CDS encoding universal stress protein, whose protein sequence is MRTILAHLEISPGLDSILETAFLVARQFDSYIEGFHMRPGQPDVIAAGADGFVAAAPDLVAGFEREAKERAQMASERFEAFMARHGLKRASESKTGLCADWRIELGGGQAAIGSRGRIFDLIVVGRPLKDHVTPSVAALEAALFDAGRPVLVASPEPVQSMGRHVVIGWNGSTETARTISFAMPYLRAAEQITVITVEKGLVPGPSGAELCQNLARQGLNVTFDDVQPDGRSVGEAILEETARVGGDLLIKGAYTQSRFRQMIFGGATSHILAEAKLPVFMAN, encoded by the coding sequence ATGCGCACGATCCTAGCCCATCTCGAAATCAGCCCGGGGCTCGATTCGATTCTGGAGACAGCATTCCTGGTTGCGCGTCAATTCGACAGCTATATCGAGGGCTTTCATATGCGGCCGGGCCAGCCGGATGTCATAGCCGCCGGTGCTGACGGCTTCGTGGCAGCAGCGCCGGATCTTGTCGCCGGCTTCGAGCGCGAGGCCAAGGAACGTGCGCAGATGGCCAGCGAGCGTTTTGAAGCGTTCATGGCAAGGCATGGCCTCAAGCGCGCGAGCGAGAGTAAAACCGGACTGTGCGCGGACTGGCGCATCGAACTGGGGGGTGGACAGGCGGCGATTGGCAGCCGTGGCCGTATCTTTGACCTGATCGTCGTCGGCCGACCGCTCAAGGATCATGTCACTCCCAGCGTCGCAGCACTGGAAGCGGCACTGTTCGACGCCGGGCGGCCTGTGCTGGTAGCGTCGCCCGAACCTGTCCAGTCGATGGGCCGGCATGTCGTCATCGGCTGGAACGGCAGCACGGAGACGGCGCGTACGATCAGCTTTGCCATGCCCTATCTTCGGGCCGCCGAACAAATTACCGTGATAACGGTCGAAAAAGGGCTCGTTCCCGGACCGAGCGGTGCAGAATTGTGTCAGAATCTTGCCCGGCAGGGACTCAATGTGACCTTCGACGACGTGCAGCCGGATGGCCGCAGTGTTGGCGAGGCCATTCTTGAAGAAACCGCTCGGGTTGGCGGCGACCTGCTCATCAAGGGGGCCTATACCCAGAGTCGCTTTCGCCAGATGATCTTCGGTGGTGCGACCAGCCATATCCTTGCGGAAGCCAAGTTACCGGTGTTCATGGCCAACTGA
- a CDS encoding response regulator transcription factor has translation MKILIIEDDPSTADFMRKGLTEAGHAVDVAHDGRKGLLMAASESFDSIVTDRMLPELDGLAVIRTLRATGNTTPVLVLSALGEVDDRVEGLKAGGDDYLVKPYAFSELLARLEALDRRGSSRPDGGHSSDTRLTYADLEMDLISRQVRRGGKPIDLKPREYLLLEILMRHAGRVMTRTMLLEKVWNYHFDPQTNLIDVHISRLRNKIDKGFDTSLIQTVRGAGYSLRAG, from the coding sequence ATGAAGATATTGATCATCGAAGACGATCCTTCGACGGCCGATTTCATGCGCAAGGGCCTCACCGAAGCAGGGCATGCGGTGGATGTGGCTCACGACGGACGCAAAGGCCTGTTGATGGCCGCCAGCGAGAGCTTTGATTCGATCGTCACCGATCGAATGCTGCCCGAACTCGATGGACTCGCGGTCATTCGCACCTTGAGAGCGACCGGCAATACCACGCCGGTTCTGGTCCTGAGTGCTCTGGGCGAGGTCGACGACCGTGTCGAAGGACTCAAGGCGGGCGGAGACGACTATCTGGTCAAGCCTTATGCCTTCAGCGAACTGCTCGCACGCCTTGAGGCTCTCGACCGACGTGGCAGTTCCAGACCCGACGGCGGTCATTCATCGGACACACGGTTGACCTATGCCGATCTGGAAATGGATCTCATCAGCCGGCAGGTCCGTCGTGGAGGCAAGCCGATCGACCTCAAGCCTCGGGAATATCTCCTATTGGAGATTCTCATGCGTCATGCCGGACGGGTGATGACGCGCACGATGCTGCTGGAGAAAGTCTGGAACTACCATTTCGACCCGCAAACCAACCTGATCGATGTCCATATCAGCCGCCTGCGCAACAAGATCGACAAGGGGTTCGATACCTCCTTGATCCAGACGGTGCGGGGTGCAGGATACAGCTTGCGTGCCGGTTAG
- a CDS encoding transglutaminase-like cysteine peptidase — translation MNDACSRRWLLGVVAALGTGMFIRPRDARADGTAYWRSKFDRWTRQAGRLFGPGSVDDHELTMFMAGLRQLDPVTAIHRVNRVVNERPFRVEPEGEDHWEPAELTWREGGDCEDFALLKAAILAECGWLPSDLRLVIADVPRVGRHAFLGARAGGCWWRLDSLGEASAWDGGAVVYPGPVFHRLWLSPPLATAANRHPSMTPDLT, via the coding sequence TTGAACGATGCGTGCAGCCGCCGATGGCTCCTGGGTGTTGTCGCCGCACTGGGGACCGGCATGTTCATTCGTCCCCGGGATGCGCGTGCCGATGGCACGGCTTACTGGAGGTCGAAATTCGACAGGTGGACACGGCAGGCGGGACGCCTGTTCGGCCCTGGTTCGGTTGACGATCACGAACTGACAATGTTCATGGCCGGGCTGCGCCAACTCGATCCGGTCACCGCCATTCATCGTGTCAATCGTGTCGTCAACGAAAGGCCCTTCCGTGTCGAGCCCGAGGGCGAAGATCATTGGGAACCGGCCGAACTGACCTGGCGGGAAGGAGGGGATTGCGAGGACTTCGCCCTGCTCAAGGCCGCCATTCTTGCCGAATGCGGGTGGTTGCCGAGCGATCTGCGCCTCGTGATTGCCGACGTTCCTCGTGTAGGTCGGCATGCGTTCCTTGGAGCCCGCGCCGGCGGTTGCTGGTGGCGGCTCGACAGTCTCGGTGAAGCCAGCGCCTGGGATGGAGGCGCTGTCGTCTATCCGGGCCCGGTTTTCCATCGCCTGTGGTTGAGCCCACCGCTCGCAACGGCCGCCAACCGCCATCCGTCAATGACGCCCGATCTGACATGA
- a CDS encoding pseudoazurin has product MMDKRWLPFLFLPLASVMAGSVAAEQFVVRMGTAADPFRFAPEITYIQPHDTVEFVATDHLHASRSIASMCSGETAWRGQMGKSVTVTFDQPGIYGFRCDAHYNMGMVGLIVVGDNPPVSNGMMTMHHPPRAEAEFRRLFDQLAEHEAGNR; this is encoded by the coding sequence ATGATGGATAAGCGCTGGCTGCCGTTCCTGTTCCTGCCGCTGGCCTCGGTCATGGCCGGTTCGGTCGCGGCGGAGCAATTCGTCGTGCGCATGGGTACAGCTGCCGATCCGTTCCGTTTCGCCCCGGAGATCACCTATATCCAGCCGCACGATACGGTGGAATTCGTGGCTACCGATCATCTCCATGCCAGCCGATCAATCGCCAGCATGTGCTCGGGCGAGACAGCCTGGCGCGGCCAGATGGGAAAAAGCGTCACGGTAACTTTCGATCAGCCGGGCATTTACGGATTTCGCTGCGATGCGCACTATAATATGGGCATGGTCGGGCTCATCGTCGTGGGAGACAATCCACCGGTCAGCAACGGAATGATGACCATGCATCATCCTCCGCGCGCGGAAGCAGAATTCAGACGCCTTTTCGACCAGTTGGCCGAACACGAGGCCGGCAACCGCTGA
- a CDS encoding OmpA family protein, with translation MVSLYRDELGRLRLKSFLLAGCCLAVASTAHARSASQAMPRTMSVSDEFIVVAQSDTGNAPPEAVQQPVGSDGQPANAGNEPASANDLKAAIDAIKQRLAKQQQGRASTGTSELAAELKNARERIADLTDSLSRLRGERDSILAELKNLSDELAQRDKRIADLQNEMATANEETKNRIAALDSDLRKREAERDALRSEAAEAGKRLENALAEIDDLTATVKQAWADRDSVEQSLKEARDQATSEVATRDTALSDAQSKLAEIEAQLSAKLAEQDQQTAELARLRQALAESSTEADLRAKQVATLTEQLNQRTTDLEARSAELQGAESKLTELVARVQQVERESEGRLRERTQTLTNNLESANSRLEKLEAEMQGLREVATTSVAEVENLGQQLLESLNENEVMVTALSEVRASKQLLDEELQAARKDVSVYAADASALREELSRVQSGAAGEAAQAATARGDDVTAQRLQEAQAEIERLTEELISRESRLTELAAGGQNGESSNARIAALEDQLAATESDRDKLEAQLVSLRDNPPPSVEPAAAPADQAQEVPERIEAPAPEVVVATVEPIAEINSFLNDLHARDTGDGWLMTVPDGIVFAPGSDELAVEASPALSKIASLVEHFDQSDVRIVGHTDSFGDAAVNRDLSLRRANSVRDYLTRNYGIDPARIITEGMGEEVPIASNDTIAGRRANRRVEVYVRR, from the coding sequence ATGGTTTCGTTGTACCGCGATGAACTCGGCCGGCTACGGCTCAAGTCGTTCCTTCTGGCCGGCTGCTGTTTGGCCGTTGCCTCCACGGCCCACGCCCGATCGGCATCTCAGGCCATGCCGAGAACGATGTCGGTTTCGGACGAGTTCATCGTGGTTGCCCAGAGCGATACCGGCAACGCCCCGCCCGAAGCCGTGCAGCAGCCGGTCGGCAGCGACGGCCAGCCTGCGAATGCCGGCAATGAACCGGCCTCGGCCAACGATCTCAAGGCCGCCATCGATGCGATCAAGCAACGCCTTGCCAAACAGCAGCAGGGACGCGCCAGCACTGGTACCAGTGAACTCGCCGCCGAGTTGAAGAACGCACGCGAGCGCATCGCCGACCTCACCGATAGCCTGTCGCGCCTGCGCGGCGAACGTGATTCGATTCTTGCCGAGCTGAAGAACCTTTCCGACGAACTGGCACAGCGCGACAAGCGCATCGCCGACCTGCAGAACGAGATGGCGACCGCCAACGAGGAGACGAAGAACCGCATCGCCGCACTGGATAGCGACCTGCGCAAGCGCGAGGCCGAACGCGATGCCCTGCGCAGTGAAGCAGCCGAAGCGGGCAAGCGGCTGGAGAATGCGCTGGCCGAAATCGACGATTTGACCGCCACGGTCAAGCAGGCCTGGGCTGACCGCGATTCCGTCGAACAGTCGCTCAAGGAAGCCCGCGATCAGGCCACCAGCGAAGTGGCTACCCGCGACACCGCTCTCAGCGATGCCCAGAGCAAGCTGGCCGAAATCGAGGCCCAGCTCTCGGCCAAACTTGCCGAACAGGATCAGCAAACAGCCGAACTGGCAAGGCTCCGGCAAGCGCTGGCCGAAAGCAGCACTGAAGCCGATCTGCGGGCCAAGCAGGTCGCGACGCTGACCGAACAGCTCAACCAGCGCACTACCGATCTGGAGGCCCGTTCTGCCGAATTGCAGGGTGCCGAATCGAAGCTGACCGAACTGGTTGCCCGGGTGCAACAGGTGGAGCGCGAGTCCGAAGGCCGGCTGCGCGAGCGGACCCAGACACTCACCAATAATCTCGAAAGTGCCAATAGCCGTCTCGAAAAACTTGAAGCCGAGATGCAGGGGCTGCGCGAAGTGGCGACCACTTCGGTGGCCGAGGTCGAGAATCTTGGCCAGCAACTGCTCGAATCCCTCAACGAGAATGAGGTTATGGTCACGGCGCTGTCCGAAGTGCGGGCAAGCAAGCAGTTGTTGGATGAAGAGCTTCAGGCTGCGCGCAAGGATGTGAGCGTCTACGCGGCCGATGCCTCGGCGCTGCGCGAGGAATTGTCCAGGGTCCAAAGCGGTGCCGCGGGAGAGGCTGCGCAGGCTGCGACCGCCCGGGGCGACGATGTGACGGCACAACGGTTGCAGGAAGCCCAGGCCGAGATCGAACGACTGACGGAAGAACTTATTTCCCGGGAAAGCCGTTTGACCGAGCTTGCTGCGGGTGGCCAGAATGGCGAGAGTTCCAACGCCCGGATCGCCGCTCTGGAAGATCAGCTGGCGGCGACCGAATCCGATCGCGACAAGCTTGAGGCGCAACTCGTAAGCCTGCGCGACAATCCGCCTCCTTCAGTGGAACCCGCGGCGGCTCCGGCCGATCAGGCCCAGGAGGTCCCTGAACGGATCGAGGCGCCGGCACCTGAGGTCGTCGTGGCCACGGTGGAGCCGATTGCCGAGATCAATTCCTTCCTCAACGATCTCCATGCCCGGGACACGGGCGATGGCTGGCTCATGACCGTGCCGGATGGTATCGTATTCGCTCCCGGCAGTGACGAGCTGGCTGTCGAAGCCTCACCGGCCCTTTCGAAGATCGCCTCGCTCGTCGAGCATTTCGACCAGTCGGACGTGCGTATCGTCGGCCACACCGATTCCTTCGGCGACGCCGCGGTCAATCGTGATCTGTCCCTGCGTCGTGCCAACAGCGTGCGTGATTACCTCACGCGCAATTACGGCATCGATCCCGCCCGGATCATAACCGAGGGCATGGGCGAGGAAGTTCCGATCGCTTCCAACGACACCATTGCCGGCCGCAGAGCCAATCGTCGGGTGGAAGTCTACGTTCGCCGTTAG
- a CDS encoding Do family serine endopeptidase — protein MSIASLFSIKKSLAMAGISTLALASAGALAAASQGEPITVPHEITTDSAYRDGYVDLVDAVIPAVVNVRVSGEADEQMAGGTGMSPEISPDMRDFFEHFFGQQFGQRFGNQDGQPERHSNRQHVRGEGSGFFIDADGHVVTNAHVVRQASKIEVVTHDGTVYPATLKGVDEKTDLAVLQIDAGKPTPYVAFADSDKVKVGERVVAVGNPFGLGGTVTSGIVSATGRELGAGPYDDFMQIDASINRGNSGGPTFNLDGQVVGVNSMIYSPSGGSVGIGFAIASNLVHDVVNDLLDDGRVERGWLGVTIQPLDDDLAKALELGDDEGVLVANVMDDSPAAKAGIQSGDVIRKIDGDKVAKVRDVTRKVAAIQPGTEAVLDVIREGEPVELSVAIGSMPNEQVASADSVQGDSDQPRLGLHLQTMDPQSREKAGVDHGLLITDVDFDSPASEKDIRPGDILLEADGRPINTVDDVRKAVRERHDEKGEAILLRIARNQNQIFVAVPISVS, from the coding sequence ATGAGCATTGCTTCCCTGTTCAGTATCAAGAAGTCGCTCGCAATGGCGGGTATCAGCACGCTGGCGCTCGCGTCGGCTGGCGCGCTGGCAGCGGCCAGTCAGGGTGAACCCATCACCGTTCCTCACGAGATCACCACCGATTCCGCCTATCGCGACGGCTATGTCGACCTTGTCGACGCTGTCATTCCGGCAGTCGTCAATGTCCGCGTGAGCGGTGAAGCCGACGAGCAGATGGCGGGCGGGACGGGCATGAGCCCGGAAATCTCCCCGGACATGCGCGACTTCTTCGAGCATTTCTTCGGTCAGCAGTTTGGCCAGCGCTTCGGCAATCAGGATGGACAGCCCGAACGCCATTCCAACCGCCAGCACGTGCGTGGCGAGGGGTCCGGTTTCTTCATTGATGCGGACGGTCACGTCGTCACCAATGCCCATGTGGTACGCCAGGCCTCGAAGATCGAGGTCGTGACCCATGACGGCACGGTCTATCCGGCTACCCTCAAGGGGGTCGATGAAAAGACGGATCTGGCCGTCCTGCAGATCGATGCCGGCAAGCCGACGCCCTATGTGGCTTTTGCCGACAGCGACAAGGTGAAGGTCGGTGAACGAGTCGTGGCGGTCGGCAACCCGTTCGGCCTCGGCGGCACCGTCACCTCGGGTATCGTCTCGGCAACGGGCCGTGAACTGGGTGCCGGGCCCTATGATGACTTCATGCAGATCGATGCTTCGATCAATCGCGGCAACTCCGGCGGCCCGACGTTCAATCTCGACGGTCAGGTGGTCGGTGTGAACAGCATGATCTATTCGCCGTCGGGCGGCAGTGTCGGTATCGGTTTCGCCATAGCGTCCAACCTCGTCCACGATGTCGTCAATGATCTGCTTGACGATGGCAGGGTCGAGCGTGGCTGGCTCGGTGTCACCATCCAGCCGCTTGACGACGATCTGGCCAAGGCGCTGGAGCTTGGCGATGACGAGGGCGTGCTGGTCGCCAATGTCATGGATGACAGCCCGGCGGCGAAGGCGGGCATTCAGTCGGGCGATGTGATCCGCAAAATCGACGGCGACAAGGTCGCGAAGGTTCGTGACGTGACCCGCAAGGTCGCTGCCATTCAGCCTGGTACCGAGGCCGTGCTCGACGTCATTCGCGAGGGCGAGCCGGTAGAGCTGAGTGTTGCGATCGGCAGCATGCCCAATGAGCAGGTAGCATCGGCCGACAGTGTCCAGGGTGACAGCGATCAGCCCCGGCTGGGCCTGCACCTTCAGACGATGGATCCGCAGTCCCGGGAAAAGGCCGGGGTCGACCACGGTCTTCTGATTACCGATGTCGATTTCGATTCGCCTGCTTCGGAAAAGGATATCCGCCCCGGCGACATCCTGCTCGAGGCCGATGGCCGGCCGATCAACACGGTCGACGATGTCCGCAAGGCCGTTCGCGAGCGTCACGACGAGAAGGGCGAGGCGATCCTGTTGCGAATTGCCCGCAATCAGAACCAGATCTTCGTCGCGGTACCCATTTCGGTTTCATGA
- the glpK gene encoding glycerol kinase GlpK: MVSNYVLAIDQGTTSSRAIIFDRTGTAVATAQRELQQYYPADGWVEHDPEQIWNDIVLVCRDALDKAGQAAGLKPADIASIGITNQRETTVVWDRDTGIPVYRAIVWQDRRTAPVCRKLVEDGYVETVRERTGLVVDAYFSATKIAWILDNVDGARARAERGELAFGTIDCFLLWRLTGGREHATDATNAARTMIFDISRHKWDDDLLRALNIPRSMLPEVRDNSCAFGTTDAALFGAPMSINGMAGDQQAATVGQACFKPGMLKSTYGTGCFALLNTGDRLVASRNRLLSTIAYRLDGKTTYAIEGSIFVAGAAVQWIRDGLKVVNQAHETEAIARSVESSAGVYVVPAFTGLGAPWWDPDARGAILGLTRDSSLEHIVRATLESVSYQTADLIDAMSDDVEAADAGSLPATLRVDGGMVANDWVCQSLADILATPVDRPQVIETTVLGAAYLAGLDVGLYSGLDAIAAAWRLERRFEPILDDSVRRERLAGWAEAVSRVRSKPAY, from the coding sequence ATGGTGTCGAATTATGTGCTGGCGATCGATCAGGGTACGACGAGCAGTCGTGCCATAATCTTTGATCGGACCGGTACGGCCGTGGCGACCGCCCAGCGTGAATTGCAGCAGTATTATCCAGCCGATGGTTGGGTGGAGCACGACCCCGAGCAGATCTGGAACGATATCGTCCTCGTTTGCAGGGACGCGCTCGACAAGGCGGGTCAGGCAGCCGGACTGAAGCCGGCGGATATCGCTTCGATCGGCATCACCAACCAGCGGGAGACCACGGTTGTATGGGATCGAGATACCGGCATCCCGGTTTACCGTGCGATCGTCTGGCAGGATCGGCGTACTGCGCCGGTGTGCCGCAAGCTGGTGGAAGATGGTTATGTGGAGACCGTGCGCGAGCGTACCGGTCTTGTGGTCGATGCCTATTTCTCGGCTACCAAGATCGCCTGGATCCTCGACAATGTAGACGGTGCTCGCGCTCGTGCCGAGCGTGGTGAGCTCGCCTTCGGTACCATTGATTGCTTTCTCCTGTGGCGGCTTACTGGTGGTCGCGAACATGCGACTGACGCCACGAATGCTGCGCGCACCATGATTTTCGACATTTCGCGTCATAAGTGGGATGATGACCTGCTTCGTGCGTTGAATATCCCCCGTTCGATGCTGCCCGAAGTCCGGGACAACAGTTGCGCATTCGGCACGACCGACGCCGCCCTGTTCGGCGCGCCCATGAGCATCAATGGCATGGCGGGCGACCAGCAGGCAGCGACCGTGGGACAGGCCTGCTTTAAGCCCGGCATGCTCAAGAGCACCTACGGTACGGGCTGCTTCGCCCTGCTCAATACCGGCGATCGTCTCGTTGCATCGCGCAATCGCCTGCTCTCCACCATTGCCTATCGCCTGGACGGCAAGACGACCTATGCCATCGAGGGAAGCATCTTTGTCGCGGGTGCCGCGGTGCAGTGGATTCGCGATGGACTCAAGGTGGTCAATCAGGCTCATGAGACCGAGGCCATCGCTCGTTCGGTGGAAAGTTCGGCCGGTGTCTATGTCGTTCCTGCCTTTACCGGCCTCGGGGCTCCCTGGTGGGATCCCGATGCACGAGGGGCCATTCTGGGGCTGACCCGCGACAGCTCGCTGGAGCATATCGTTCGCGCCACGCTCGAATCCGTGAGTTACCAGACGGCAGACCTGATCGACGCCATGAGCGATGATGTCGAGGCCGCCGACGCGGGAAGTCTGCCAGCTACTCTGAGGGTCGACGGCGGCATGGTCGCCAATGACTGGGTATGCCAGTCCCTGGCCGATATCCTGGCGACCCCGGTGGACCGGCCGCAGGTGATCGAGACAACCGTGCTGGGGGCCGCCTATCTCGCTGGTCTCGATGTCGGACTTTACTCCGGCCTTGATGCGATTGCCGCGGCATGGCGCCTCGAACGTCGTTTCGAGCCGATTCTCGATGATTCGGTCCGCAGGGAACGTCTCGCCGGCTGGGCTGAAGCGGTGAGCCGGGTGCGATCGAAACCGGCGTATTGA
- a CDS encoding carbon-nitrogen hydrolase family protein, translating to MSFMFAMSVDFSGEPPLRIALATRSGATLDALMVAAASKNVRLLVLPELWLDAEGGIESDEERIDGLAVAAQRHGLALLFGYRERCRTGVFSAAQIIDDRGYSLSNTRCAHPTPPPDASADGPSLDAGNWMTVSHGLEMPMSILLGDDVLFPEVTRAVTLKGAALVLALRRSPLADPRLEEALLRVRAYENAITAIGLLDGRVYAFAPDAGRIAAQSGPCELVMIDVPSISLAKPPRRPELYQQLVASGEGDD from the coding sequence ATGTCGTTCATGTTTGCCATGTCGGTCGATTTTTCCGGAGAACCTCCCTTGCGTATCGCCCTTGCCACCCGTTCCGGTGCTACCCTTGATGCGCTCATGGTGGCTGCCGCCTCGAAGAATGTGCGCCTGCTGGTGCTGCCTGAACTGTGGCTCGATGCCGAGGGCGGTATCGAGAGTGACGAGGAACGCATCGACGGGTTGGCCGTGGCCGCGCAACGGCATGGTCTGGCACTGTTGTTCGGTTACCGCGAACGCTGTCGAACCGGTGTATTTTCAGCAGCCCAGATTATCGACGACAGGGGATATTCCCTTTCAAATACCCGTTGTGCGCATCCCACGCCTCCACCGGATGCGTCCGCGGACGGTCCGTCACTCGATGCCGGCAACTGGATGACCGTCAGCCACGGCCTCGAGATGCCGATGTCGATCCTGCTTGGCGACGATGTGCTCTTTCCTGAAGTCACTCGTGCGGTGACCCTGAAAGGAGCGGCCCTGGTTCTTGCGCTGCGGCGGTCGCCCCTGGCCGATCCCCGGCTCGAAGAAGCACTCTTGCGGGTCCGGGCTTACGAGAACGCGATCACCGCCATCGGGCTGCTTGACGGGCGGGTCTATGCCTTTGCACCCGATGCCGGCAGGATTGCCGCACAGTCCGGTCCCTGCGAACTGGTCATGATCGATGTTCCGTCGATTTCACTTGCAAAGCCCCCGCGTCGACCCGAACTGTATCAGCAGCTGGTCGCATCTGGCGAAGGAGATGATTGA
- a CDS encoding OmpA family protein — protein MRRTALFVATAFVLSACQNGSGEPRIEKGTGTGAGVGAVLGGVIGAIVDKNDVRGVAVGGALGAAAGAAVGSIFDRQQKDLENQLEQERADNQVQIERVRDDLLRINLSNEVSFEVNSATLNPAFEPSLAKLADVLEKYSETEATIIGYTDSTGTEEYNLQLSQQRAYAVRDALEQDGVSAWRLQAEGRGEAEPRADNSTARGRELNRRVEILVRPTDNTQSTSPAPAAAPASSDSNW, from the coding sequence ATGCGGCGTACTGCTCTTTTTGTTGCTACCGCCTTTGTTCTTTCCGCCTGCCAGAACGGATCCGGTGAGCCCCGGATCGAAAAGGGCACCGGTACGGGGGCAGGCGTCGGGGCGGTTCTCGGTGGTGTCATCGGTGCTATCGTCGACAAGAATGATGTCCGTGGTGTTGCCGTCGGTGGCGCGCTTGGTGCTGCTGCCGGTGCTGCCGTCGGGTCGATCTTCGATCGCCAGCAGAAGGATCTCGAAAACCAGCTTGAGCAGGAACGGGCCGACAATCAGGTTCAGATCGAACGGGTGCGCGACGATCTCCTGCGTATCAATCTCTCCAATGAGGTGTCGTTCGAGGTCAACAGTGCCACGCTCAATCCGGCGTTCGAACCAAGTCTCGCAAAGCTCGCCGATGTTCTGGAGAAGTACAGCGAGACCGAGGCTACTATTATCGGCTATACCGATTCCACGGGAACGGAAGAGTATAACTTGCAATTGAGCCAGCAACGCGCCTATGCCGTGCGCGATGCTCTCGAACAGGACGGTGTGTCTGCCTGGCGCCTGCAGGCCGAAGGGCGGGGGGAAGCCGAACCCCGGGCGGACAATTCGACAGCCCGCGGCCGCGAACTGAACCGACGTGTCGAGATTCTCGTTCGACCCACCGACAACACCCAGTCTACTTCACCTGCACCGGCGGCTGCTCCGGCATCGTCCGACTCCAACTGGTAG